In the genome of Streptomyces collinus, one region contains:
- a CDS encoding ATP-binding protein, which translates to MSHLRAPAARADRREGGRHGRPAVRTATALPETDIRPQLMRLAVLPPVAVALSGCAAVLFTVRSTGARPGLTLWAVLGGAVFVALVGIAVAAIAANRAARSVHDRIGVLRRSTARREADLRTLVETLRRGDGPPPLAPQSRPDGTAEDADDFDLLSADLSRAHEGAVTAVVQASQLSSQAGSEQKLEVFVNLARRLQSLVHREISILDELENEMEDPDLLKGLFHVDHLATRIRRHAENLAVLGGAVSRRQWSNPVSMTEVLRSAIAEVEQYSRVKLVPPIDGQLRGHAVADVIHLLAELVENATVFSAPHTQVLLRANLVTSGLAVEVEDRGLGMPLEEQTRMNALLADPDQVNVARLLADGRIGLFVVSQLARRHGITVRLQSNIYGGVQAVLVVPQALLGAEPGAGTPGGAGQPATGAAGTGHPAAPRRPGGQAGQAGLPGPNGADRGPGSSTGPDASRGRSPVGDADFGVSSVPLPASGAWPSAAPLPAPAAYRGQDRESEAGPGGSVQGGRPAPLPVRAARRERPTPAEARPGISPDDRRVLAESVTEPPTLHNGTVRGTMGKPQLPRRRAQEHIVPQLRDGPTPRQDPEHLVGHDPGLMAAFQRGISLAEAQQSMEAGSTEWGDTSSVHTESAPMASAHTEVAHMDSSYTDSAHTEVAHMDSSYTDSAHTEVARMDSSYVDSAHTDPAATGSTHRDPMPVRPVHVEALPSELSPSNMPTPGARSDHRTTTTRQDGSAPAG; encoded by the coding sequence ATGTCTCACCTACGCGCCCCGGCCGCACGCGCAGACCGCCGTGAGGGCGGGCGGCACGGACGGCCCGCCGTCCGCACCGCAACCGCGTTGCCCGAAACAGACATACGGCCCCAGCTGATGCGTCTGGCGGTGCTGCCGCCGGTCGCCGTCGCCCTCAGCGGCTGCGCCGCCGTCCTCTTCACCGTCCGGTCCACCGGAGCGCGGCCGGGCCTCACCCTGTGGGCCGTGCTCGGCGGCGCGGTCTTCGTGGCCCTCGTCGGCATCGCGGTCGCCGCGATCGCCGCCAACCGGGCCGCCCGGTCCGTGCACGACCGCATCGGTGTGCTGCGCCGCAGCACCGCCCGGCGCGAAGCCGATCTGCGCACCCTCGTCGAGACGCTGCGCCGCGGCGACGGGCCGCCCCCACTCGCACCGCAGAGCCGGCCCGACGGCACCGCCGAGGACGCCGACGACTTCGACCTCCTCTCCGCCGACCTGTCCCGCGCGCACGAGGGCGCCGTCACCGCCGTGGTGCAGGCCTCCCAGCTCTCCAGCCAGGCCGGCAGCGAACAGAAGCTGGAGGTGTTCGTCAACCTCGCCCGGCGCCTGCAGTCGCTGGTGCACCGCGAGATCTCCATTCTCGACGAGCTGGAGAACGAGATGGAGGACCCCGACCTGCTCAAGGGGCTCTTCCACGTCGACCACCTCGCCACCCGCATCCGCCGCCACGCCGAGAACCTCGCCGTGCTCGGCGGGGCCGTCTCCCGCCGCCAGTGGAGCAACCCGGTCTCCATGACCGAGGTGCTGCGCTCGGCCATCGCCGAGGTCGAGCAGTACTCGCGGGTCAAACTGGTGCCGCCGATCGACGGGCAGCTGCGCGGCCACGCCGTCGCCGACGTCATCCACCTCCTGGCCGAACTCGTCGAGAACGCCACGGTGTTCTCCGCCCCGCACACCCAGGTCCTGCTGCGCGCCAACCTCGTCACCTCCGGACTCGCCGTCGAGGTCGAGGACCGCGGACTGGGCATGCCCCTGGAGGAGCAGACGCGGATGAACGCGCTGCTCGCCGACCCCGACCAGGTGAACGTCGCCCGGCTCCTCGCGGACGGCCGCATCGGCCTGTTCGTCGTCTCCCAGCTCGCCCGGCGGCACGGCATCACCGTCCGCCTCCAGAGCAACATCTACGGCGGAGTGCAGGCGGTGCTCGTCGTGCCGCAGGCGCTGCTGGGAGCGGAGCCCGGGGCGGGGACGCCCGGGGGAGCGGGGCAGCCGGCGACCGGAGCGGCCGGTACGGGGCATCCAGCCGCACCGCGGCGGCCGGGCGGGCAGGCCGGGCAGGCCGGGCTGCCTGGTCCGAACGGGGCCGACAGGGGTCCCGGCAGCAGCACCGGTCCGGACGCGTCCAGAGGGCGATCCCCGGTCGGGGACGCTGACTTCGGGGTCTCCTCCGTGCCGCTGCCCGCGTCCGGAGCATGGCCCTCGGCGGCCCCGCTCCCCGCTCCCGCGGCGTACCGAGGGCAGGACCGGGAATCCGAAGCCGGCCCGGGTGGGAGCGTGCAGGGCGGCCGGCCCGCGCCCCTGCCCGTGCGCGCGGCCCGTCGAGAGCGCCCCACCCCCGCCGAGGCACGGCCCGGTATCAGTCCCGACGACCGGCGGGTCCTCGCCGAGAGCGTCACCGAGCCGCCCACCCTCCACAACGGCACCGTCCGCGGCACCATGGGCAAGCCCCAACTGCCCCGCCGCCGCGCCCAGGAGCACATCGTGCCCCAGCTGCGTGACGGCCCGACGCCACGCCAGGATCCCGAGCACCTCGTGGGACACGACCCCGGACTGATGGCGGCCTTCCAGCGCGGCATCAGCCTTGCGGAGGCCCAGCAGAGCATGGAGGCCGGGAGCACGGAGTGGGGCGACACGTCGTCCGTCCACACGGAGTCCGCCCCCATGGCGTCCGCGCACACGGAGGTCGCCCACATGGACTCCTCCTACACGGACTCCGCGCACACGGAGGTCGCCCACATGGACTCCTCCTACACGGACTCCGCGCACACGGAGGTCGCCCGCATGGACTCCTCCTACGTGGACTCCGCCCACACGGACCCGGCAGCCACGGGCTCCACCCACAGGGACCCGATGCCCGTCCGCCCGGTCCACGTCGAGGCGCTCCCCTCGGAGCTGTCCCCCTCGAACATGCCGACGCCCGGGGCCCGTTCCGACCACCGCACGACCACCACCCGGCAGGACGGGAGCGCACCCGCCGGATGA
- a CDS encoding roadblock/LC7 domain-containing protein, producing MASDAPTAHVSDLDWLMSGLVQRVPHTSAAVLLSCDGLVKSVHGLDPDSADHMAALASGLYSLGRSAGVRFGDGGDVRQVVVELASTLLFVTTAGSGTCLAVLAGRDADAAVLGYEMAMLVKSVRPYLVTAPRQSVESPAMRP from the coding sequence ATGGCGAGCGATGCGCCGACCGCCCATGTTTCCGATCTCGACTGGCTGATGAGCGGCCTCGTACAGCGCGTACCGCACACGAGCGCCGCGGTGCTGCTGTCCTGCGACGGCCTCGTGAAATCCGTGCACGGCCTCGACCCGGACAGCGCCGACCACATGGCCGCCCTGGCCTCCGGCCTGTACTCCCTCGGCCGCAGCGCCGGAGTCCGCTTCGGCGACGGCGGCGACGTGCGGCAGGTCGTCGTCGAACTCGCCTCAACCCTGCTGTTCGTCACCACCGCCGGCTCCGGCACCTGCCTGGCCGTGCTCGCCGGCCGTGACGCCGACGCGGCCGTGCTGGGCTACGAGATGGCCATGCTGGTCAAGAGCGTCCGCCCCTACCTGGTGACCGCTCCCCGGCAGTCCGTCGAATCCCCGGCGATGAGGCCTTGA
- a CDS encoding DUF742 domain-containing protein, translating to MTAAGDGPWLDDAAGRLVRPFTVSNGRTRPTVALDLVSQVMATGATPLGYLGPEHAQALERCRVPVAVAEVAAHLTLPVAVTKVLLADLVDCGALTTKPPAFHHNPTDRALLEAVLDGLRRQL from the coding sequence GTGACGGCGGCCGGTGACGGGCCCTGGCTCGACGACGCGGCCGGGCGGCTGGTACGGCCGTTCACGGTCAGCAACGGCCGCACCCGTCCGACCGTCGCGCTCGACCTCGTGTCGCAGGTGATGGCCACCGGGGCGACCCCCCTCGGCTATCTCGGCCCCGAACACGCGCAGGCGCTCGAACGGTGCCGGGTGCCCGTCGCCGTCGCGGAGGTCGCCGCCCATCTCACACTGCCGGTGGCCGTCACCAAGGTGCTGCTGGCGGACCTCGTCGACTGCGGGGCGCTGACCACCAAGCCCCCCGCGTTCCACCACAACCCGACGGACCGGGCCCTTCTGGAGGCAGTGCTCGATGGACTACGACGACAGCTCTGA
- a CDS encoding GTP-binding protein, which translates to MDYDDSSDYTDRPGHGADPFPTALKILVAGGFGVGKTTFVGAVSEIAPLSTEELLTTVSAATDNLDGIENKVETTVAMDFGRITLDPEHVLYLFGTPGQERFWFMWDELCAGALGAVILADTRRLQECFAAVDFFEQRGLGFIIAVNEFDGAYRYDPEEVRGALDLCDDVPVVCCDARISSSGVQTLLTLVRHLIAHTPAPATEYGAHM; encoded by the coding sequence ATGGACTACGACGACAGCTCTGACTACACCGACCGACCGGGCCACGGCGCCGATCCGTTCCCCACCGCGCTGAAGATCCTGGTGGCGGGCGGGTTCGGCGTCGGCAAGACGACCTTCGTCGGCGCGGTCAGCGAGATCGCGCCGCTCAGCACGGAGGAGCTGCTCACCACCGTCAGTGCCGCGACCGACAACCTCGACGGCATCGAGAACAAGGTCGAGACGACCGTGGCCATGGACTTCGGCCGCATCACCCTCGACCCGGAACACGTGCTGTACCTGTTCGGCACGCCCGGGCAGGAGCGGTTCTGGTTCATGTGGGACGAGTTGTGCGCGGGCGCGCTCGGCGCGGTCATCCTCGCCGACACCCGCCGGCTGCAGGAGTGCTTCGCTGCCGTCGACTTCTTCGAACAGCGCGGCCTCGGCTTCATCATCGCCGTCAACGAGTTCGACGGCGCCTACCGCTACGACCCCGAGGAGGTGCGTGGTGCCCTCGACCTGTGCGATGACGTGCCCGTCGTGTGCTGCGACGCGCGGATCTCCAGCTCCGGGGTCCAGACCCTGCTGACCCTGGTACGCCATCTCATCGCCCATACCCCGGCCCCCGCGACGGAGTATGGCGCCCACATGTGA
- a CDS encoding GAF domain-containing protein, protein MTYDPPRPAGRLLLTPEDKEAPARTRRLRRLGLGERPEPALDTFAHRLAELTGAPYAMVNLPDEHGQFYAGLFVPAVAPVVRSDGTSPCLGRALPRDHGFCPHVVARRKALVLEDVGDYPRFAGNPVVDEFGIRSYLGAPLIDGTGLVLGTVSVADVEPRPWGKPGLTAIKEHAALLVVELESRDGLPPY, encoded by the coding sequence ATGACCTACGACCCGCCGCGCCCGGCCGGTCGTCTGCTGCTCACACCCGAGGACAAGGAGGCCCCCGCCCGCACCCGCCGTCTGCGTCGACTCGGTCTGGGGGAGCGCCCCGAGCCCGCACTCGACACCTTCGCGCACCGCCTCGCCGAGCTCACCGGGGCGCCGTACGCCATGGTCAACCTCCCCGACGAGCACGGGCAGTTCTACGCGGGCCTGTTCGTGCCGGCCGTCGCGCCGGTGGTGCGCAGCGACGGCACCAGCCCGTGCCTCGGCCGTGCCCTGCCCCGCGATCACGGCTTCTGCCCCCATGTGGTGGCACGCCGCAAGGCCCTCGTCCTGGAGGACGTCGGCGACTATCCGCGGTTCGCGGGCAACCCGGTGGTCGACGAGTTCGGCATCCGCTCCTATCTGGGGGCGCCGCTCATCGACGGCACCGGACTGGTGCTGGGCACGGTCAGCGTCGCGGACGTCGAGCCGCGCCCCTGGGGGAAGCCCGGCCTGACGGCGATCAAGGAGCACGCCGCGCTGCTCGTCGTGGAGCTGGAGAGCCGGGACGGCCTGCCGCCCTACTGA
- the tdh gene encoding L-threonine 3-dehydrogenase yields MKALVKQKAEPGLWLADVPEPTVGPGDVLIKVLRTGICGTDLHIRAWDGWAQQAISTPLVLGHEFVGEVVETGRDVTDIAIGDRVSGEGHLVCGKCRNCLAGRRHLCRATVGLGVGRDGAFAEYVALPAANVWVHRVPVDLDVAAIFDPFGNAVHTALSFPLVGEDVLITGAGPIGLMAAAVARHAGARNVVITDVSPERLELARKIGVSLALDVSGSTIADGQRTLGLREGFDIGLEMSGRPEAMRDMIANMTHGGRIAMLGLPAQEFPVDWARVVTSMITIKGIYGREMFETWYAMSVLLEAGLDLAPVITGRYGHRDFEAAFEDAASGRGGKVILDWTA; encoded by the coding sequence GTGAAGGCGCTGGTCAAGCAGAAGGCGGAACCCGGGCTGTGGCTCGCGGACGTCCCCGAGCCCACCGTCGGGCCCGGCGACGTCCTCATCAAGGTGCTGCGCACCGGAATCTGCGGCACCGACCTGCACATCCGGGCCTGGGACGGCTGGGCACAGCAGGCGATCAGCACCCCGCTCGTGCTCGGACACGAGTTCGTCGGCGAGGTCGTCGAGACCGGACGGGACGTCACCGACATCGCGATCGGCGACCGCGTCAGCGGCGAGGGCCACCTGGTGTGCGGCAAGTGCCGCAACTGCCTGGCCGGGCGCCGGCACCTGTGCCGGGCGACCGTCGGGCTCGGGGTGGGCCGCGACGGGGCGTTCGCCGAGTACGTCGCCCTGCCCGCCGCCAACGTCTGGGTGCACCGGGTGCCGGTCGATCTCGACGTGGCCGCGATCTTCGACCCGTTCGGCAACGCCGTGCACACCGCGCTGTCCTTCCCGCTCGTCGGCGAGGATGTGCTGATCACCGGCGCGGGACCCATCGGTCTGATGGCCGCCGCCGTGGCCCGGCACGCCGGCGCCCGCAACGTCGTGATCACCGACGTCAGCCCGGAGCGGCTGGAGCTGGCCCGCAAGATCGGTGTCAGCCTCGCGCTCGACGTCTCGGGCTCCACCATCGCCGACGGGCAGCGCACGCTCGGACTGCGCGAGGGCTTCGACATCGGCCTGGAGATGTCCGGCCGCCCCGAGGCGATGCGCGACATGATCGCCAACATGACGCACGGTGGCCGGATTGCGATGCTCGGCCTGCCCGCGCAGGAGTTCCCCGTCGACTGGGCCCGCGTCGTCACCTCGATGATCACCATCAAGGGCATCTACGGCCGCGAGATGTTCGAGACCTGGTACGCCATGTCGGTCCTGCTGGAGGCCGGCCTGGACCTCGCGCCCGTCATCACCGGCCGCTACGGCCACCGCGACTTCGAGGCGGCGTTCGAGGACGCGGCGAGCGGCCGCGGCGGCAAGGTCATCCTCGACTGGACCGCGTAA
- a CDS encoding glycine C-acetyltransferase gives MFDSVRDDLRATLDEIRAAGLHKPERVIGSPQSATVNVTAGGRPGEVLNFCANNYLGLADHPEVVAAAHEALDRWGYGMASVRFICGTQEVHKELEARLSAFLGQEDTILYSSCFDANGGVFETLLGSEDAVISDALNHASIIDGIRLSKARRLRYANRDLAELETRLKEASDARRRLIVTDGVFSMDGYVAPLREICDLADRYDAMVMVDDSHAVGFVGPGGRGTPELHGVMDRVDIITGTLGKALGGASGGYVAARAEIVALLRQRSRPYLFSNTLAPVIAAASLKVLDLLEAADDLRVRLAENTALFRRRMTEEGFEVLPGDHAIAPVMIGDAAVAGRMAELLLERGVYVIGFSYPVVPQGQARIRVQLSAAHSTDDVNRAVDAFVAARAQLDSEQV, from the coding sequence ATGTTCGACTCCGTGCGCGACGACCTGCGTGCCACCCTCGACGAGATCCGCGCCGCCGGCCTGCACAAGCCCGAGCGCGTGATCGGCAGTCCGCAGTCCGCCACCGTCAACGTCACCGCGGGCGGCCGTCCCGGCGAGGTCCTCAACTTCTGCGCCAACAACTACCTGGGCCTCGCCGACCACCCCGAGGTCGTCGCCGCCGCCCACGAGGCCCTGGACCGCTGGGGCTACGGCATGGCCTCCGTCCGCTTCATCTGCGGCACCCAGGAGGTGCACAAGGAGCTGGAGGCGCGCCTGTCCGCCTTCCTGGGCCAGGAGGACACGATCCTCTACTCCTCGTGCTTCGACGCCAACGGCGGCGTGTTCGAGACGCTGCTCGGCTCTGAGGACGCGGTCATCTCCGACGCCCTCAACCACGCCTCCATCATCGACGGCATCCGCCTGTCCAAGGCCCGCCGCCTGCGCTACGCCAACCGCGACCTGGCCGAACTGGAGACCCGGCTCAAGGAGGCCTCCGACGCGCGCCGCCGCCTGATCGTCACCGACGGCGTCTTCTCCATGGACGGCTACGTCGCCCCGCTGCGCGAGATCTGCGACCTCGCCGACCGCTACGACGCGATGGTCATGGTCGACGACTCCCACGCCGTCGGCTTCGTCGGCCCCGGCGGTCGCGGCACGCCCGAGCTGCACGGCGTCATGGACCGCGTCGACATCATCACCGGCACCCTCGGCAAGGCCCTCGGCGGCGCCTCCGGAGGCTACGTCGCCGCCCGCGCCGAGATCGTCGCTCTGCTGCGCCAGCGCTCCCGGCCGTACCTCTTCTCCAACACCCTCGCCCCGGTCATCGCGGCGGCCTCCCTGAAGGTCCTCGACCTGCTGGAGGCCGCGGACGACCTGCGCGTCCGGCTCGCCGAGAACACGGCCCTCTTCCGCCGCCGCATGACCGAGGAGGGCTTCGAGGTCCTCCCCGGCGACCACGCCATCGCCCCGGTGATGATCGGTGACGCGGCGGTCGCCGGACGCATGGCGGAGCTGCTGCTGGAGCGCGGCGTCTACGTCATCGGCTTTTCCTACCCGGTGGTGCCGCAGGGCCAGGCCCGGATCCGCGTCCAGCTGTCGGCCGCGCACTCCACGGACGACGTCAACCGCGCGGTCGACGCGTTCGTGGCGGCACGGGCCCAGCTGGACTCCGAGCAGGTCTGA
- a CDS encoding LysR family transcriptional regulator encodes MIEARRLHILRAVADHRTVTAAAAALYLTPSAVSQQLAALEQETGHRLVERGAKGVRLTPAGEILLNHTNAVLAQLERAEAELAAYSSGAAGTVTVASFATGIALVVAPAVAGLARSAPGIRIRVQDAEGDASLPMVLDRQVDVAVAVEYRGAPPADDPRLTHVPLYAEPFDAVVPVTHRLADAAEVPLADLAKDPWIGQYPGNPCHDVVILACENAGFQPRMEHCSDDFRAVVALASADAGVALVPRSALRGMDLTGVVVRPVDGTAPTRRVFAAVRRGAEEHPLIRPVLDALGAAARV; translated from the coding sequence ATGATCGAAGCGCGGCGGCTCCACATCCTCCGGGCGGTGGCCGACCACCGTACGGTGACGGCGGCTGCCGCCGCGCTGTACCTCACCCCGTCGGCCGTCTCCCAGCAGCTCGCCGCCCTGGAACAGGAGACCGGCCATCGGCTCGTCGAGCGCGGCGCCAAGGGCGTGCGGCTCACCCCCGCCGGCGAGATCCTGCTCAACCACACCAACGCGGTCCTCGCCCAGCTGGAGCGGGCCGAGGCCGAGCTCGCCGCGTACAGCTCGGGAGCGGCCGGCACCGTCACGGTCGCCTCCTTCGCCACCGGCATCGCCCTGGTCGTCGCGCCCGCCGTGGCCGGTCTCGCCCGCTCGGCGCCCGGGATCCGCATCCGCGTCCAGGACGCCGAGGGCGACGCCAGCCTGCCGATGGTGCTGGACCGGCAGGTCGACGTCGCCGTCGCCGTCGAGTACCGCGGGGCCCCGCCCGCGGACGACCCGCGCCTCACCCACGTCCCGCTGTACGCCGAGCCCTTCGACGCGGTCGTCCCGGTCACCCACCGCCTGGCCGACGCGGCCGAGGTGCCGCTCGCGGACCTGGCCAAGGACCCGTGGATCGGCCAGTACCCCGGCAACCCCTGCCACGACGTGGTGATCCTGGCCTGCGAGAACGCCGGTTTCCAGCCCCGCATGGAGCACTGCTCGGACGACTTCCGTGCGGTCGTCGCCCTCGCCTCGGCCGACGCGGGAGTCGCCCTGGTGCCGCGCTCGGCGCTACGAGGCATGGACCTGACCGGGGTGGTCGTACGCCCCGTCGACGGAACGGCCCCCACGCGCCGGGTCTTCGCCGCCGTCCGCAGGGGAGCCGAGGAACACCCCCTCATCCGCCCGGTGCTGGACGCGCTCGGCGCGGCGGCCCGGGTGTGA
- a CDS encoding helix-turn-helix domain-containing protein gives MRNDEADPVDARLGARLAELRAEHGWSLGELADRSGVSRSTLSRAERAETSPTASLLNRLCAVYGRTMSQLLSEVEAEPEAVVRSAGQPVWQDRTSGFVRRAVSPPHPALRGELVEARLAPGADITYDRPPVAGLEQHIWILEGALDVTEQDTGHHLRTGDCLRMRVWGPTRFRCAAPEGVRYLLAVVRP, from the coding sequence ATGAGAAACGACGAGGCGGACCCCGTCGACGCGCGACTGGGCGCACGCCTGGCCGAGCTGCGGGCCGAACACGGCTGGTCCCTGGGCGAGTTGGCCGACCGCAGCGGGGTGAGCCGGTCCACCCTGTCCCGGGCCGAGCGGGCGGAGACCAGCCCCACGGCCTCGCTCCTGAACCGCCTGTGCGCCGTCTACGGGCGCACCATGTCCCAGCTGCTCAGCGAGGTCGAGGCGGAACCGGAGGCCGTGGTCCGCTCCGCCGGGCAGCCCGTCTGGCAGGACCGGACCTCCGGCTTCGTCCGGCGGGCCGTGTCACCCCCGCACCCCGCCCTGCGCGGCGAACTGGTCGAGGCCCGCCTCGCGCCCGGCGCCGACATCACCTACGACCGTCCGCCCGTGGCCGGTCTCGAGCAGCACATCTGGATCCTGGAAGGGGCTCTCGACGTGACCGAGCAGGACACCGGACACCACCTCCGCACCGGGGACTGCCTCCGGATGCGGGTGTGGGGCCCGACCCGGTTCCGGTGCGCCGCTCCCGAGGGCGTCCGGTACCTGCTGGCGGTGGTGCGGCCGTGA
- a CDS encoding GNAT family N-acetyltransferase, with the protein MIRLDAPQLLQHAEELADLLAGTVNGGASVGFLAPLGRAQALAWWQERAADVAAGRLVVWAALDGDRVLGTVSLAFPGKPNSRHRAELVKLMVHPDARGRGLGRGLLTTAEAAAEAAGITLLHLDTETGSPAERLYRSSGWTPIGAIPDYAADPGGVLRPTTIYYKRVPATALTR; encoded by the coding sequence GTGATCCGCCTGGACGCACCTCAACTGCTGCAACACGCTGAGGAGTTGGCGGATCTGCTGGCCGGCACTGTGAACGGGGGTGCCTCGGTCGGCTTCCTGGCCCCGCTGGGCCGCGCGCAGGCCCTGGCCTGGTGGCAGGAGAGGGCCGCGGACGTCGCCGCGGGCCGGCTCGTCGTCTGGGCGGCGCTCGACGGGGACCGGGTCCTCGGCACGGTGAGCCTGGCCTTCCCGGGCAAGCCCAACAGCCGCCACCGCGCCGAGCTCGTGAAGCTGATGGTGCACCCGGACGCCCGTGGGCGCGGCCTCGGCCGCGGGCTCCTGACCACGGCGGAGGCCGCGGCCGAGGCGGCCGGCATCACCCTCCTGCACCTGGACACCGAGACCGGCAGCCCCGCCGAGCGGCTGTACCGCTCCAGCGGCTGGACCCCCATCGGCGCCATCCCGGACTACGCGGCCGACCCCGGCGGGGTGCTGCGTCCGACGACGATCTACTACAAGCGCGTACCGGCAACCGCTCTCACCAGGTGA
- a CDS encoding MmcQ/YjbR family DNA-binding protein, translating into MPDAEDVRRIALSLPDTTEQIAWSMPTFRVAGKMFATLPEDETSIAVRCPKEERNELVLAEPGKFWIADHESQFAWVRARLEAIEDEGELRDILADSWRQAAPPRLLEAHPRLGLPAQ; encoded by the coding sequence ATGCCGGATGCCGAAGACGTACGACGGATCGCCCTGTCCCTGCCGGACACGACGGAGCAGATCGCCTGGAGCATGCCCACGTTCCGGGTCGCGGGAAAGATGTTCGCAACGCTGCCGGAGGACGAGACCTCCATCGCCGTGCGCTGCCCCAAGGAGGAGCGGAACGAACTGGTGCTCGCCGAGCCGGGGAAGTTCTGGATCGCCGACCACGAGTCCCAGTTCGCCTGGGTGCGGGCCAGGCTCGAAGCCATCGAGGACGAGGGCGAGTTGCGGGACATCCTCGCCGACTCCTGGCGCCAGGCGGCCCCGCCCCGGCTCCTGGAGGCCCACCCCCGGCTCGGCCTCCCGGCGCAGTGA